The following coding sequences lie in one Paenibacillus durus ATCC 35681 genomic window:
- a CDS encoding class I SAM-dependent methyltransferase, whose amino-acid sequence MNENRTDTIRKRYDRISGIFDLMDRMIKKEWRTELLNGVDGEVLEVGVGTGANLSYYPVHTAGVTGIDFSPGMLRYAKPKAINAPFPVTLLEMDTQHMTFPDNSFDYVIATCVFCSVPDPVAGLLEIRRVCKPGGKVLLLEHMRSEQPFIGLLMDVLNPITVRLWGANINRRTLQNIEKAGFIIEENVSLMGSIMRRLVLNPNKPSD is encoded by the coding sequence ATGAATGAAAATAGAACAGACACTATTAGAAAACGGTATGACCGGATATCAGGGATCTTTGATCTAATGGACCGGATGATCAAAAAAGAATGGCGGACTGAGTTGCTTAATGGTGTGGACGGTGAGGTATTGGAGGTAGGCGTGGGAACCGGAGCCAATTTGTCCTATTACCCGGTTCACACAGCGGGCGTTACCGGTATTGATTTCAGTCCGGGCATGCTTCGCTATGCCAAACCAAAAGCAATCAACGCTCCATTTCCGGTAACCCTTTTGGAGATGGACACCCAGCATATGACTTTCCCCGATAATTCTTTTGATTATGTCATTGCGACCTGCGTCTTTTGTTCCGTGCCTGATCCTGTAGCCGGTTTACTGGAAATCCGAAGAGTGTGCAAGCCGGGCGGGAAAGTGCTTCTGCTGGAGCATATGCGCAGCGAGCAGCCGTTTATAGGATTATTAATGGATGTACTCAATCCAATTACAGTCAGACTCTGGGGAGCCAATATCAACCGCAGAACACTGCAAAATATTGAAAAAGCAGGCTTTATCATTGAGGAGAACGTATCCTTGATGGGTTCCATCATGCGAAGACTCGTGTTGAATCCGAATAAGCCGAGCGATTAA